A genomic window from Triticum urartu cultivar G1812 chromosome 7, Tu2.1, whole genome shotgun sequence includes:
- the LOC125520799 gene encoding uncharacterized protein LOC125520799: protein MDYQSNTLSNFSREERSSITKSRSSDLPEEALMAEILGSAVASESVSRIFSILSGNSREDGGAEDNAERLEFAVLKIHSVVAVAEDWRILHQPLLDWKARLKRVAEEGDGILRAHRRRSAERERDEGVARKAVPVHKRVTRAAARFLPFRRGKDDDGDPGEATVRRFERLAHVADEFFRYVQLGGRPKSLTVSMEVPAEPLLAGKTLEFSLRNGSRDALLLLHPCDGNGEVVLFLSCDDSAAWEKNVKLCVVFQLLERTDILDIVMSSLQLLPPQFGAACATAREFVREARAQETSYASASSMSMRCVSSAWRCHRNSTDGGCAATDGMPRLPWPIVRVDAVYFAMPQNYSPDAPADQNKLLKLACHITPHLVPETYSRHYRQIGTETLQELSPEVADEGASACGREAAWWCPRSSTFLSVEPEFSVPPPTLQQLFLVQSLKGAM, encoded by the coding sequence ATGGATTACCAGTCCAACACGCTGAGCAATTTCTCACGGGAAGAAAGAAGTTCCATCACCAAAAGTAGGAGCTCTGATCTACCAGAGGAAGCCCTCATGGCTGAGATATTAGGATCCGCGGTTGCGAGCGAGTCCGTGAGCAGAATTTTCTCGATCCTATCAGGCAACTCGAGAGAGGATGGGGGTGCGGAGGACAACGCCGAGAGGCTGGAGTTCGCGGTGCTGAAGATCCACAGCGTTGTGGCCGTCGCCGAAGACTGGCGCATACTCCACCAACCATTGCTGGACTGGAAGGCGAGGCTGAAGCGCGTAGCCGAGGAAGGCGATGGCATCCTGCGCGCTCACAGGAGGAGGTCTGCGGAGCGCGAACGGGACGAGGGGGTTGCGAGGAAGGCTGTTCCCGTTCACAAGCGCGTCACTCGGGCAGCGGCACGCTTCTTGCCTTTCCGCCGCGGCAAGGACGACGACGGTGATCCGGGCGAGGCGACGGTGCGGAGGTTCGAGAGGCTAGCGCATGTCGCCGATGAGTTCTTCCGTTACGTCCAGCTTGGGGGCCGCCCGAAGAGCTTGACGGTGTCCATGGAAGTTCCTGCGGAGCCTCTGCTTGCAGGGAAGACGCTCGAGTTCTCCCTCAGGAACGGCAGCCGGGACGCCCTCCTGCTGCTCCACCCGTGCGACGGCAACGGGGAGGTCGTTCTGTTCCTCTCCTGCGACGACAGCGCGGCGTGGGAGAAGAACGTGAAGCTCTGCGTGGTGTTCCAGCTACTCGAGCGTACCGACATATTGGATATCGTCATGTCTTCCTTGCAGCTGCTGCCTCCCCAGTTCGGCGCCGCCTGTGCGACGGCGAGGGAGTTCGTCAGGGAGGCGCGAGCGCAGGAAACGAGCTATGCCAGCGCGTCGTCCATGTCGATGCGGTGCGTCTCATCGGCGTGGAGGTGTCACCGCAATTCCACGGACGGGGGATGCGCGGCGACCGACGGCATGCCGCGGCTGCCGTGGCCGATCGTTCGAGTCGACGCCGTGTACTTCGCCATGCCGCAGAACTATTCGCCGGATGCGCCTGCGGACCAGAACAAGCTTCTGAAATTGGCATGTCATATCACTCCCCATCTTGTGCCCGAGACGTACTCCCGGCACTACCGGCAGATTGGGACGGAAACACTGCAAGAGCTGTCACCCGAAGTGGCCGACGAAGGAGCTTCAGCTTGCGGACGGGAGGCTGCGTGGTGGTGTCCTCGCAGCTCAACGTTTTTGTCGGTGGAACCAGAGTTTTCGGTGCCGCCGCCGACGCTGCAGCAGTTGTTCCTGGTGCAAAGCTTGAAGGGGGCAATGTAG